Proteins encoded within one genomic window of bacterium:
- a CDS encoding TonB-dependent receptor, producing MLRKILFFILSFGIFCNIFGQTTGKIRGTVTDKSTGGALPFANIVIAGTTLGAAADLNGEYIIVNVPVGTYSVVATMMGYDSMRVENVVVSIDMTTTVNFKLAPTVIRAKEVVVTAKRPIIERDVTASAKRMSGKEITQLPVTDYEDVIALQTGSVETGRSRSGGLHIRGGRADEVVYVVDGINTTDPVYGQSGAILDNNAISEMLMISGGFDAEYGNAMSGVVNVVTREGELTYGGGLKYTTDQIFSKSSKLYKLDSVSVFDQGYNFGLNDLSITLGGPLPWLKNATFFSSGGLRRYDSYLPHNDGVEQKGTLKLAWRLSNTIKTTLTSNYAYREYHPYNHAFSRGAWIDDLPLYKRGNSQINLKLTHTVSSKTFYTINVGRFNTYHKRSSQNGRDYHDFNAIGTRLAWVDMARDSGLYDPEWKKWKDGWSEERAWMWYYEKQRLGHWNPNTGEWVWDTNRIEDILDALNNRCYQTGTFLVGKSVPNGDSLIYQKDETTFVYYHKFNLAKYIDDIRKYIEIGAAYEDSIEPSGGLYMIRYNADEWRRFGYYFSPIWHDRNTTRSSASLQLTSQVNRYNEVKFGAEIEKHSLRLTDLRFINENPYIDHYNKEPITVDAYLSDKIEYEDMVLKTGIRFDYFDPRSSFYIRLDSLEAGREQAKPKSQFSPRLGISYSVTDKAVMYANYGHFFQPLNFADIYQNLEADITNGWPTIGNPNLPPQKEIMYEGGFRYAFTPYLAGEISAYYKDVKTLLSTRQMYTIFHKKLASYTIYKLDDFAVVKGIDLILRGPLGSISYSFQDAKGTGSSAREAFYFYYYYGGTGNPPQREYPLEYDITHTVKGNLILPLPYGLITGLSFSFMSGAPYTPRSPKGMVLELGSKRMPSTSNIDLRIDKGFKFGSLDFSLFGVVQNLLNTKNVVDVYSMTGKPDNDGDPPDWDPTYYESVYRDAGYSSAREMYEANLANWKWYCNDPTNYSNPRIINVGVELKF from the coding sequence ATGTTAAGGAAGATTTTATTTTTTATTCTTTCTTTTGGTATATTTTGCAATATCTTTGGCCAGACAACTGGTAAGATAAGGGGCACAGTAACTGACAAAAGCACAGGTGGAGCACTCCCATTTGCAAATATAGTGATTGCAGGCACTACATTAGGGGCGGCTGCTGATTTAAATGGTGAATACATAATTGTCAATGTTCCAGTAGGGACTTACTCTGTAGTTGCCACCATGATGGGCTACGATAGTATGAGAGTGGAGAATGTTGTAGTTTCTATAGATATGACTACGACTGTAAACTTTAAGCTTGCACCCACTGTGATAAGGGCTAAAGAGGTAGTAGTAACTGCAAAGCGTCCAATAATTGAGAGAGATGTGACAGCTTCAGCCAAACGTATGTCAGGTAAAGAGATAACACAACTCCCTGTAACTGATTACGAGGATGTTATTGCTTTACAGACGGGTTCAGTTGAGACTGGTCGCTCACGGTCTGGTGGTCTACATATAAGAGGTGGTAGAGCTGATGAGGTTGTGTATGTTGTAGATGGTATAAATACTACTGACCCTGTTTACGGGCAATCAGGTGCAATTCTTGATAACAATGCTATTTCTGAGATGCTCATGATTTCGGGTGGCTTTGATGCCGAATATGGGAATGCTATGTCTGGTGTTGTAAATGTGGTGACAAGGGAAGGTGAACTAACTTATGGTGGGGGGTTAAAGTATACAACAGACCAAATCTTTAGTAAAAGTTCTAAATTATATAAGCTTGATTCAGTGTCTGTATTTGATCAAGGATATAATTTTGGACTTAACGATTTAAGCATCACACTTGGTGGTCCTTTGCCTTGGCTTAAAAATGCTACTTTCTTTTCTTCTGGTGGCTTAAGGAGGTATGATTCTTATCTTCCTCATAACGATGGTGTAGAGCAAAAGGGGACTTTAAAACTTGCGTGGCGTTTATCTAATACCATTAAGACAACACTAACAAGCAATTACGCATACAGAGAATATCACCCATACAATCATGCATTTTCGCGTGGTGCATGGATAGATGATTTACCACTTTATAAGAGAGGGAATTCACAAATTAACTTGAAGTTAACTCATACTGTATCTTCAAAGACTTTTTATACTATAAATGTGGGCAGATTTAATACTTACCATAAGCGTAGTTCACAAAATGGTCGTGATTACCACGATTTTAATGCAATTGGGACAAGGTTAGCATGGGTAGATATGGCAAGAGATTCTGGCTTGTATGACCCTGAATGGAAGAAATGGAAAGATGGCTGGTCTGAGGAGCGTGCTTGGATGTGGTATTATGAAAAACAAAGACTGGGACACTGGAATCCTAACACTGGCGAATGGGTATGGGATACCAATAGAATTGAAGATATTTTAGATGCATTAAATAATAGATGTTATCAAACAGGTACATTTTTAGTAGGGAAATCAGTTCCAAATGGAGATTCACTTATATATCAGAAGGATGAGACTACATTTGTATACTACCACAAATTTAATCTTGCTAAATATATTGATGACATCCGTAAATATATTGAGATAGGTGCAGCTTATGAGGATTCTATTGAGCCATCCGGAGGATTATATATGATAAGATATAATGCTGATGAATGGAGAAGATTTGGTTATTATTTCTCTCCTATATGGCATGATAGGAATACTACCCGTTCTTCAGCAAGTTTACAGCTCACTTCTCAGGTGAACAGATACAATGAAGTTAAGTTTGGTGCTGAGATTGAGAAGCATTCACTTAGGCTTACTGACCTACGTTTTATAAATGAAAACCCATATATAGACCATTATAATAAGGAGCCAATAACTGTAGATGCATACTTAAGTGATAAAATTGAGTATGAGGATATGGTGCTGAAAACAGGGATAAGGTTTGATTATTTTGACCCGAGGTCAAGTTTTTATATAAGATTGGATTCACTTGAAGCAGGTAGAGAGCAAGCAAAACCAAAGTCTCAATTTTCGCCAAGATTAGGTATCTCTTATTCGGTCACTGATAAAGCAGTAATGTATGCTAATTATGGTCACTTCTTTCAGCCATTAAATTTTGCTGATATTTACCAAAACTTAGAAGCTGATATAACAAATGGATGGCCAACAATTGGAAACCCAAATTTACCACCCCAAAAGGAGATTATGTATGAAGGTGGCTTCAGGTATGCATTTACTCCATACTTAGCGGGTGAAATTTCGGCTTATTATAAGGATGTTAAAACTTTATTATCAACACGCCAGATGTACACTATATTTCATAAGAAGCTAGCCTCCTACACCATCTATAAATTAGATGATTTTGCAGTAGTTAAAGGTATAGACTTGATATTAAGGGGACCGCTTGGTTCTATTTCCTATTCATTCCAAGATGCAAAAGGAACCGGTTCATCGGCAAGGGAAGCTTTTTATTTTTACTATTATTATGGTGGGACCGGTAATCCACCTCAAAGGGAATATCCTTTAGAGTATGATATAACACACACAGTTAAAGGCAATCTGATTCTTCCTCTTCCTTATGGGTTAATTACTGGGCTCAGTTTCAGTTTTATGTCAGGTGCTCCTTACACGCCGAGAAGCCCAAAAGGTATGGTACTTGAATTAGGGTCAAAGCGGATGCCATCCACAAGTAATATAGACCTAAGAATTGATAAAGGATTTAAATTTGGTAGCTTAGATTTTAGCTTATTTGGGGTTGTCCAAAATCTACTTAATACTAAGAATGTAGTAGATGTGTATTCGATGACAGGTAAGCCAGATAATGATGGTGACCCTCCGGATTGGGACCCGACTTACTATGAGAGTGTATATAGAGATGCTGGTTATAGCAGTGCACGTGAAATGTATGAGGCTAATCTTGCTAACTGGAAGTGGTATTGTAACGACCCAACAAATTATAGTAATCCAAGAATAATTAATGTTGGAGTAGAACTCAAGTTTTAA
- a CDS encoding TonB family protein — translation MNSRDLKEMTPFYTKLGLLITLVILCLACLFIPETKPKPYKLKAAIPIRTIELPPQLQQLKEPPPPPKPMMPVAAKTDEEVEASTIDRTVFEESWKKPPELKATVYEFWAVEVKPKLEYYIEPEYPELARKAEIEGTVFLEVIVDTTGRVVDIKVTKSLHELCDQSAINAARKWIFSPAKQRDRPVPVRVQVPVRFVLEK, via the coding sequence ATGAATAGTAGGGATTTAAAAGAAATGACACCATTCTATACAAAACTTGGTCTCCTGATAACACTTGTTATACTCTGTTTAGCTTGTTTATTTATTCCTGAAACTAAACCCAAGCCTTACAAGCTAAAAGCAGCAATACCTATCAGGACCATAGAACTACCTCCTCAGCTACAGCAACTAAAGGAGCCACCTCCACCTCCTAAGCCAATGATGCCTGTGGCAGCGAAGACTGATGAAGAAGTGGAGGCGTCTACAATTGACCGTACAGTGTTTGAAGAGTCATGGAAAAAGCCACCCGAACTTAAGGCCACGGTTTACGAGTTTTGGGCTGTAGAAGTAAAGCCAAAGCTTGAATATTATATAGAACCAGAGTATCCTGAGCTTGCTCGTAAGGCTGAGATTGAGGGAACTGTTTTCTTGGAAGTTATAGTAGATACAACTGGGAGAGTTGTTGATATTAAGGTAACAAAATCTTTACACGAGTTGTGTGACCAATCAGCTATAAATGCGGCGCGTAAATGGATATTTTCACCTGCTAAGCAACGTGATAGACCTGTACCCGTACGAGTTCAAGTGCCTGTCAGATTTGTACTTGAAAAATAA
- a CDS encoding biopolymer transporter ExbD, whose amino-acid sequence MRLGKPTRETPRIPTCSMADISFLLIIFFMCTVVFRAERGLRVTLPLAAATKKIPSRNIAHVWVSSEGAISIDDNIVKSDYVSLIMIRKVTTNPDIIVSILMDKDTEYGILSDIFDQLKEAKALKVSLSTLKEKGV is encoded by the coding sequence ATGAGACTCGGTAAACCAACACGTGAGACTCCACGAATTCCAACTTGCTCTATGGCGGACATTTCATTTTTACTTATAATTTTTTTTATGTGTACAGTTGTGTTTAGGGCAGAGCGTGGGCTCCGAGTAACATTACCACTGGCGGCGGCGACAAAGAAAATACCAAGTAGAAATATTGCCCATGTCTGGGTCTCAAGTGAGGGTGCAATATCAATAGATGATAATATAGTAAAGAGCGATTATGTTAGTTTGATAATGATAAGAAAGGTAACTACAAACCCGGATATAATTGTTTCTATCCTTATGGACAAGGATACAGAGTATGGTATTCTCTCAGATATTTTTGACCAGCTGAAAGAAGCAAAAGCGTTGAAAGTATCACTTAGTACTTTAAAGGAAAAGGGAGTTTAA